The Bos indicus x Bos taurus breed Angus x Brahman F1 hybrid chromosome 15, Bos_hybrid_MaternalHap_v2.0, whole genome shotgun sequence genome includes a window with the following:
- the LOC113904714 gene encoding follitropin subunit beta-like has translation MKSIQFSFLFCCWRAICCSSCELNNINITVEKEECSCISINTTWCVGYTTTRDLVYRDPARPNIQKTCTFKELVYETVKVPGCAHHADSLYTYPVATECHCGKCDSDSTDCTVRGLGPSYCSFREIKE, from the exons ATGAAGTCTATCcagttctccttccttttctgttgctGGAGAGCAATCTGCTGTAGCAGCTGCGAGCTGAACAACATTAACATCACGGTGGAGAAAGAGGAATGTAGCTGCATAAGCATCAACACCACGTGGTGTGTGGGCTACAC AACTACACGGGACTTGGTGTACAGGGACCCAGCAaggcccaacattcagaaaacatgtaCCTTCAAGGAGCTGGTCTACGAGACGGTGAAAGTGCCTGGCTGTGCTCACCATGCAGACTCCCTGTACACGTACCCAGTAGCCACTGAATGTCACTGCGGCAAGTGTGACAGCGACAGCACTGACTGCACCGTGCGAGGCCTGGGGCCCAGCTACTGCTCCTTCAGGGAAATCAAAGAATAA